ATAACTATCGAGCAGCTGTAGAAGGTAAGGCTGGTTCAAGAATGCGATCGATTTCTTTCAGCACATCATCCGCCAAGTTCACATCAACCGCCGCCGCATTATCGACCACTTGCTCAGGACGGCTTGCACCAATAATTGCACTGGTCACGCGCTGATCCCGCAACACCCAAGCTAAAGCAAGCTGTGCCATTGAAATGTTTAGCTGTTGTGCGATCGGCTTTAAGTTCTGCACTGCACCAAGAACACGATCGTTGAGCAAATCCGTCATAAATCCGTTCATCTTATCGTTTGCCGCACGCGAATCTTGAGGAATCGCTTCACCCGGTTTGTACTTGCCTGTCAGCACTCCTTGAGCCAGCGGAGACCAAACAATCTGACCAATCCCATTCGCCGCGCACAACGGAAACACTTCAGCTTCAGGTTTGCGCCATAACATCGAATACTGAGGTTGACTCGACACAAACTTCTCAACATTCGGAAGGTTCAAAGCGGCTTGAATTTGCGATGGATTCCACTCACTAAAGCCAATGTATCGAGCTTTTCCTTGCCGAACGACTTCCGTTAAAGCTCCCATTGTTTCCTCTAACGGCGTGTTCGTATCATAGCGATGACATTGATACAGATCGACGTAATCGGTTTTCAATCGCTGAAGGGAAGCATCAATCTGTTTGTGAATTTGAGCCGCAGAAAGTCCACGATCGACATCCGACATCGGAAAGTAAACCTTCGTTGCCAGAATGTAGGAAGCGCGATCGACTCCCTGCAACACTTCTCCTAATAGCGATTCTGATGCACCCCGCCCATAGACATTTGCCGTATCAATAAAGTTAATGCCAACATCAAACGCTTTATGAATACAAGCTTCTGCTTTTTGTCGTTCTACGCCACCGCTATAAGTTAACCAAGAGCCTAAAATAATCTCGGAAGCGTTGAGATCACTGTTTCCTAACTTGCGATATTTCATCGTGATTTCCCCGTGATTAACTTACGATTTGAAGCACTTTATTGATCTAGCCGAACTATCTTAGACAGCGATCGAGTCTTGCTCCTCTATCAGATGAGATAAGATGAATCCAAGCTGATGCAGACCTCAGAGGTGAGAGTAATGTCGTCGATTAGAGATGAACTTCTCAAAATTCTAGAGACAGCGCCCGATCGTGCCATAGAGCAGACACTTCAATATTTGAAATCAATTTTGCCAAATCTTTCTTATGAGTCGGAACCTGAAGGCTCTTCTGTTTCGCGGAATCAATCGCGATCGCAGTGGGTGGAGCAATTGCGCCAACGTCGAGCTAGGCTCTCAGTTAGGAGTGGACATCAAACTGTGATTGAGATGCGGCAAGAGGAGCGATTTTGAGCTATTTGGATACAAGCATTATTGTTCCAGCATATTGTACAGAGCCTCTGAGCGATCGCGTTGACGAAGTTTTGCTTCGAGAAGCTGAATTAGCAATTAGCAATTTGACCGAGGTGGAATTTTATTCTGCGTTGTCCCGAAAGGTGCGAGAACAACAACTGACACTGGATGAGGCACAGCAAATCTCGATCGATTTTCAGGCGGATTTAGACGCGAGAATTTACCAACGATTACAGATTGAAGCGGTTCATTACCAACTGGCGCAAGACTGGATTCGCCGATTCGATACAAAATTAAGAACACTGGATGCTTTGCATTTAGCGATCGCGCATGAATCAAGCATGACAATTACCACAGGTGATGTTGGATTAGCTCAGAGTGGGCAGATTTTGGGGCTGAATGTTGAATTGATTGTGTTGTAGGTAAAAGCGACTGGCTGAAGTTGTGGCTCGTCTAAATGAGTTGAATGACTTATGCGTTCCAAACGTACTTGCGGCAGACTTCACAGGCTTCGACGGCGGCGGGATTGTTGGGGTCGTTGAGGGTGGGGTGGTGGCGGAAGCGGTTACAGCAGATGCGGAGCCAGTCTTGCCAAGTGCCACCGAGCCACAGTCGAATCGTTTCATCAGCACTGCCACTGACAATCGTTCGACCATCAGGTGAGAATGCTACCGAATAGACACTATTGCGATGACCTTGGAAGGGTTGCTCAATTGGATTGCCCTCTAAGTCCCACAGTCGAATCGTCTCGTCACTACTGCCACTGGCAATCGTTCGACCATCAGGCGAGAATGTTACCGACCAGACCTTATTGCGATGACCTCGGAAGGGTTGCCCAATTGGATTGCCCTCTAAGTCCCACAGTCGAATCGTCTTATCACTACTGCCACTGACAATCGTTTGACCATCAGGTGAGAATGCTACCGACCAGACCCTATCGCGATGACCTTGAAAGGGTTGCCCAATTGGATTACCGTTCAGATCCCACAGTCGAATCGTCTTATCACTACTGCCACTGACAATCGTTTGACCATCAGGTGAGAATGCTACCGACCAGACCCTACCGTTGCGACCTTGGAAGGGTTGCTCAATTGGATTGCCCTCTAAGTCCCACAGTCGAATCGTCTTATCACTACTGCCACTGACGATCATTTGTCCATCAGGTGAGAATGCTACCGACCAGACATCATCGCGATGACCTCGGAAGGGTTGCTCAATCGGATTGCCCTCTAAGTTCCACAGTCGAATCGTCTTATCACTACTGCCACTGACAATCGTTCGACCATCTGGGCAGAATGCGACTGACAAGACACTACTACTATGACCTTGAAGTCGATTGCGTTCTCGAACTTTTTCAATCACCTGGCGAAGATTACTTTGGACAGGAGGCAACACTCTTTTTTGCAGCTTGCTCACACTCTTGTCCGTCGCCTGAATCGCTTCTACCGCAGCTTGATGAGGCTGAACAGGCAGCAAGTTGAGAATCCGCATCGCTTGTTCTCGCAGTTGGCTTTCCGCTAACGCCATCTCCAAAAACTCAATCTTCTCCTGATGACGCTGCTCACTCAACCGATAAAACGCCGCAACAGCCGGACTCAGCAACAAAGCCTCAAACTGTTCCCGCACCTCCGAAAGCAATCCCCCCTGCATCAAATACTCATCATTCCGACCCTTCTCTCGCCAGTTCTTTTCCTCATCCTGTACCCGTTGCCGCAATCGCCGTAAATCCCGATCGCTCTGCCGCCACTGAGCAAACAACTCCCACCCCTCCATCAGCCGCTCATGCGCCAGATCAATCTCCTCTCCCTCCCGCACCAACAACCGCCGATCGACCAGCAGTTCCACCACCTCCGCCGCGTCATTCCCCATCGCCACCACCTCTGCCCGCTTCCGCCGCCAGCGCGTATCCTTCGCCTCCACCCCCACGCGCACCAGTTCCAGCATCACCCGCCGCACTAACTTTTGTTGCTCCTCCGGCAACCCCTCATACCAGCCCGTCGCATACCGATTCAGCGCCCCCATCAACCGCCCCATCTCCCGATAAGCCGCCACCGTCAAGCGATGCGTCTTTTGGTCGCGCCGCTCCCACAACTCAGAAAGCGCAAATTCCAACAGCGGCAAGCAATTCCCTTCTTCCGCCACATCCTCTAAAATCAGTTCCTCCAGTTCCGCCTCAAACCCATATCCCTGCACTTGCGCCGGACGCACGATCGCGCTTTTCAATTCCTCTCCTTCCAGTGGCGGCATCCACACCGTATGGTCTTGCAGCATCTCCACCAAATCACTGTGCGCCTGCCAATCCTCCACAAAATCCGATCGCATCGTCATCACAATCGCCAACAGATCACTT
This Cyanobacteria bacterium FACHB-DQ100 DNA region includes the following protein-coding sequences:
- a CDS encoding aldo/keto reductase family protein yields the protein MKYRKLGNSDLNASEIILGSWLTYSGGVERQKAEACIHKAFDVGINFIDTANVYGRGASESLLGEVLQGVDRASYILATKVYFPMSDVDRGLSAAQIHKQIDASLQRLKTDYVDLYQCHRYDTNTPLEETMGALTEVVRQGKARYIGFSEWNPSQIQAALNLPNVEKFVSSQPQYSMLWRKPEAEVFPLCAANGIGQIVWSPLAQGVLTGKYKPGEAIPQDSRAANDKMNGFMTDLLNDRVLGAVQNLKPIAQQLNISMAQLALAWVLRDQRVTSAIIGASRPEQVVDNAAAVDVNLADDVLKEIDRILEPALPSTAAR
- a CDS encoding type II toxin-antitoxin system VapC family toxin encodes the protein MSYLDTSIIVPAYCTEPLSDRVDEVLLREAELAISNLTEVEFYSALSRKVREQQLTLDEAQQISIDFQADLDARIYQRLQIEAVHYQLAQDWIRRFDTKLRTLDALHLAIAHESSMTITTGDVGLAQSGQILGLNVELIVL